The DNA segment TTGATGTCGCCACGGAAAACATCATTGCGACCATGGAAGGTGAATTACCTGAATCCGCGACCATTACCCTCGGCGAAAGCGAGGAAATGCAGCCCCTGGCTCTGGCCTTGGCCATGAAGCTGGGTAACGCCACCCTCACCGGTGAACTGAGCGAAACAGGAGCCGAACTTCTCGACCGCACAGGGGTCGCTTACGAAAAAACCGAAAGCGGCGTGGAGATCAAATCCGGCGAACGGTCGTGGGAAGGCACATGGTTCAGCCCGGAACCTATCTGGTCCATGGGATGCGCCCTGGCTGCCTACTCGGTGCCCGGCATCAAGCTGGAAAACCACGGAGAAGTGACCTCCACCTGGCCCGAGTTCTGGAACTTCTACAACTCCCTGCCCTCCGGCAAGATGAAACCCAAGCCGGTCAAGGAAACCAAAGATGACACACGCAGAAGAATCAAAATCCGGTGAAGCGCGACTGAGCGATGATATCCCCACTCTTGAAGCCGAAGCCGCACAGCTGACTCTTGAACGAGAAAGAACCGCGAAACGAGTGCGGGAATTGATGGAGGCGGAAAATCCCAAAGAGGGAATCTACCACCACAAGGAAATATTCGAATTGCAGCAGCAAAAACTTCGCTTGGACGTGGACATCAAGTTCCGCACCAACAAGATCAACCGGATCACCCTCGGCATCGAGGAAGGCGGTCCGAGTGAAGGCCTTGAAAAGGGCTTTCTCTTCTAGAGGAAATGATTACGAGCCGTAGAAGCGCGCAGGGACGATTTGTGAGAGGATCGTCCCTGCTTTATCCTGCCAGGGCACTTTGGCGGCTGTAACTGAGAGTACCCGATAACCTTTTGACATTGCAGGAGTGACAGATGGGCAAGTCCATAACCCACAAGATCATTGAAAAGCACCTCGTTTCCGGAGAGATGGTTCCGGGGCAGGAGGTGGGCCTCCGTATCGACCAGACCCTGACCCAGGACGCCACAGGCACCATGGCGTGGCTCCAGTACGAGGCCATCGGCATCGGCGAAGTGAGAACAGACCTTTCGGTCAGCTACGTCGATCACAACACCTTGCAGATGGGCTTTCGCAACCCGGACGACCACCGCTATCTGCGTACCGTGGCCGCTCAATCCGGCGCGATCTTTTCTCCTGCCGGGACCGGTATATGTCATCAGCTCCACCTTGAAAACTTCGCCAAGCCGGGTGCGACTCTCATCGGGTCCGATTCCCATACCCCCACAGCGGGTGGCATTGGGTCCATGGCCATGGGCGCAGGCGGACTCTCCGTGGCGCTCGGCATGGCCGGAGAAGCCTATTTTATCCCCATGCCCAAAGTGGTCAAGGTCCACCTGACAGGTGAACTGACAGGATGGGCCGCAGGCAAGGATGTTATCCTCGAACTGCTTCGCCGCCTTACGGTGAAAGGTGGCGTGGGTAAAGTCTTCGAATACGGAGGTCCTGGCGTTGCTGCCCTGTCCGTCCCGGATCGGGCCACCATCACCAATATGGGTGCTGAACTCGGTGCCACCACTTCGATCTTCCCCTCCGACGACAAAACCAAAGACTTCCTGACCAAGATGGGACGCCCCTGCGACTTCGTTGAACTGGTTGCCGATGAGGACGCCTCCTTTGATGAAATCATCGAAATCAACCTCTCGGAACTGGAACCCATGGTTGCCCAGCCGCATATGCCCGACCAAGTCTGCAAAGTGCGAGACCTGGCTGGCAAAAAGATCGACCAATGTGCCATTGGCTCCTGCACCAACTCCTCGTATTCCGACCTCAAAAATACCGCGCAGATCCTGTCCGGTAAAAAGACTCCGCCCGAGACAGACCTGCTGATTTCCCCCGGCTCCAAACAGGTCATGAAGATGCTGTCCCGCGAAGGGCTGATCGAACCATTACTGGATGCCGGAGCCCGCGTCCTGGAATGTACCTGTGGTCCCTGCATCGGCATGGGAGGTTCACCGACCAGCGGAGGTGTTTCCGTACGCACCTTTAATCGGAACTTCGAAGGCCGATCAGGCACCCTGGACGGCCAGGTTTACCTTGTTTCTGCCCAGACAGCCGCGCGGCTGGCACTTGACGGAGAATTTTCCGATCCTGCCACTTGGGGACCGGCTCCCGAACGCATCGAACTGCCCGATGATGTCCCATCGATCCGCGACCTGTTTGTCTTCCCGCCCGAGGACAAGGATTCCGTGGAGATTCTGCGCGGTCCCAACATTGTGGCTCTGGAAGACTTCACTGAATTACCCAAGACGGTACAGGCCAAAATCCTGCTCAAGGTCGAGGACAATATCACCACGGACCACATCCTGCCTGCCGGTGCCGAGATTACAGCCCTGCGCTCCAATATCCCGGCCATCAGCCAGTATATCTTCAACCGCGTGGATGCCGACTTTGTCGGCCGCATGAAAAATCATGGTACCGGAGTGATTCTCGGCGGCGAAAACTATGGGCAAGGTTCCAGCCGGGAACACGCCGCCCTTGGACCGCGTCATCTGGGGGTCAAGGCGGTTATCGTCAAATCCCTGGCCCGTATCCATCGTGCCAATCTGGTCAACTTCGGCATCCTGCCCTTGTTATTGGTCAATCCTGCCGACTACGACAGACTGGAGTTGGGAGCAGAACTGACCATCCCGGCCGGGGACATGACACCCGGCGGAACTCTTGAAATCACAACAGCCAGCGGCGATGCCATCCCGGTCATAAATGATTTGACCAAAAAGGAACTGGATATTATCCAGTCAGGTGGTTTGCTTAACGCTGTCCGTCAAAGTCAATCGTAATCAATGAAATCAACCGCCGCCTCCTCGCAAATCGGGTGAGGCGGCGGACAAAGAGTTTCTGGAGTAGTAATGCTTGAGATAATGCGTGAAAACGCGTCGGGCTGGGTCGTCAAGGTCATCTTTGCCATCCTCATCGTCGTCTTTGTCTTCGCCTTTGGTATGAGCGGTATGGACACAGGCAATGATCCTGTCCTTGCCACCGTCAACGACCAAATCATCACCCGAGCCGAGTTCGAGGATGCTTTCCAACGAGCCGCAGAGGGGATGCGCAAGTCCAACCCGAGCGTCACCAGCGCCCAGTTGCAGACACCACAGTTCAAACAGATGGTTCTCGGTGAACTGATCAATTCCCGACTGCTCCTTGACGAAGCGAGCCGCCTTGGTATTTCCGCTTCCAAGAAAGAAGTTTTC comes from the Pseudodesulfovibrio piezophilus C1TLV30 genome and includes:
- a CDS encoding aconitate hydratase — its product is MGKSITHKIIEKHLVSGEMVPGQEVGLRIDQTLTQDATGTMAWLQYEAIGIGEVRTDLSVSYVDHNTLQMGFRNPDDHRYLRTVAAQSGAIFSPAGTGICHQLHLENFAKPGATLIGSDSHTPTAGGIGSMAMGAGGLSVALGMAGEAYFIPMPKVVKVHLTGELTGWAAGKDVILELLRRLTVKGGVGKVFEYGGPGVAALSVPDRATITNMGAELGATTSIFPSDDKTKDFLTKMGRPCDFVELVADEDASFDEIIEINLSELEPMVAQPHMPDQVCKVRDLAGKKIDQCAIGSCTNSSYSDLKNTAQILSGKKTPPETDLLISPGSKQVMKMLSREGLIEPLLDAGARVLECTCGPCIGMGGSPTSGGVSVRTFNRNFEGRSGTLDGQVYLVSAQTAARLALDGEFSDPATWGPAPERIELPDDVPSIRDLFVFPPEDKDSVEILRGPNIVALEDFTELPKTVQAKILLKVEDNITTDHILPAGAEITALRSNIPAISQYIFNRVDADFVGRMKNHGTGVILGGENYGQGSSREHAALGPRHLGVKAVIVKSLARIHRANLVNFGILPLLLVNPADYDRLELGAELTIPAGDMTPGGTLEITTASGDAIPVINDLTKKELDIIQSGGLLNAVRQSQS